The uncultured Desulfobulbus sp. genome window below encodes:
- a CDS encoding PBP1A family penicillin-binding protein, with the protein MNPSGQSAKSPSKESKVLNQHHLTKLLLAVAGTLTLCIGIALTWFSDLPDIRSINDYHPRVATIILDRTYKPISAIGREFRLLIPFEEMPSLLPKAFVAAEDSRFWEHDGLDLWSIARAALNNMRSGRRSQGGSTITQQVTRALLLTREKSYTRKLAEAILSHRLERMLTKEEILTIYLNEIYLGEGAYGVEAAARTYFGKHTRDLSLGEIALLAGLPQSPSNYSPIRHPKAARARQRYVLNRMAEDGIVSDASARLAYEQGLQLAGNWRKATNGYFGLYVRQLLREQYTESDLFQKGLSVATTVDSRLQEIAAKAVQAGATRIGMRHLDTPPPQGALVAINSHSGHILAMIGGADFTENQFNRTVKANRQPGSAFKPVVYAAALEKGVDPTTRYNDAPITLKSGGKRPWRPHNFMNKYRGPMPLGEALVRSSNVVAVRLLQQIGVDSAAHMAKNLGITAPLAGNLTLALGASPVSLLELTSAYTCFANQGIYPPPVAITRVREQDGTIKIWPRKPAHRVVSTNTAAWMQEAMRQVVERGTGKNAAGIPGATGKTGTTDNNIDAWFVGSARGVTAGVWFGHDRDTTLGKGETGGKAAAPAWKHFMQLLSN; encoded by the coding sequence ATGAATCCATCCGGGCAATCAGCCAAGTCTCCTTCCAAAGAAAGCAAGGTGCTTAATCAGCATCACCTGACCAAATTACTTTTGGCAGTCGCTGGAACACTGACCCTGTGCATTGGAATCGCCCTCACCTGGTTTTCCGACTTGCCAGATATCCGTTCTATCAACGATTATCACCCTCGAGTCGCAACCATTATTTTGGACCGAACCTACAAACCCATTAGTGCCATAGGGCGGGAATTTCGCCTACTCATCCCCTTTGAAGAGATGCCCTCCCTCCTTCCCAAAGCTTTTGTTGCAGCTGAAGACAGCCGGTTCTGGGAGCATGATGGCCTTGATCTCTGGTCGATCGCCCGGGCTGCATTGAACAATATGCGTTCGGGCCGCCGTAGCCAGGGGGGCTCAACCATTACCCAGCAGGTCACCCGCGCCCTGCTGCTGACCCGGGAAAAAAGTTATACCCGCAAACTGGCCGAGGCAATTCTTTCCCACAGACTTGAGCGCATGCTCACCAAAGAGGAAATCCTCACCATTTACCTCAATGAAATCTATCTAGGAGAAGGAGCCTACGGGGTTGAAGCAGCAGCGCGAACCTACTTTGGGAAACACACCCGTGATTTAAGCTTAGGTGAAATTGCTCTGCTTGCCGGTCTTCCCCAGTCTCCTTCCAACTACTCGCCCATACGCCACCCCAAAGCAGCCCGAGCCAGGCAACGCTACGTACTGAACCGTATGGCTGAGGATGGGATCGTCTCTGACGCCAGCGCTCGCCTGGCCTATGAGCAGGGACTCCAGCTTGCAGGTAACTGGCGCAAGGCCACCAATGGGTATTTTGGCCTTTATGTACGACAGCTCTTACGGGAGCAATACACGGAAAGTGATCTCTTTCAAAAGGGACTCAGCGTCGCCACCACCGTCGATTCCCGGCTGCAGGAAATTGCGGCCAAGGCCGTGCAGGCGGGGGCGACCCGCATTGGCATGCGCCACCTGGACACCCCGCCTCCCCAGGGAGCATTGGTAGCCATTAACTCGCACAGTGGCCATATCCTCGCCATGATTGGCGGGGCTGATTTCACCGAAAATCAATTCAACCGAACGGTCAAAGCCAACCGCCAACCCGGTTCTGCTTTTAAACCGGTGGTCTATGCTGCCGCCCTGGAAAAGGGAGTGGATCCGACCACCCGTTATAACGATGCCCCCATTACCTTAAAAAGCGGAGGTAAACGTCCTTGGCGCCCTCATAACTTTATGAATAAATACCGGGGCCCCATGCCTCTGGGCGAGGCACTCGTGCGCTCGAGCAATGTGGTCGCCGTACGCCTTCTCCAGCAGATCGGGGTGGATAGCGCTGCCCACATGGCAAAAAATCTGGGAATCACGGCGCCACTGGCAGGCAACTTGACTTTGGCTCTGGGGGCATCACCGGTCTCGCTCTTGGAGTTAACCTCCGCCTACACCTGCTTTGCCAACCAGGGGATCTATCCGCCACCGGTGGCCATCACCCGCGTCCGCGAACAGGACGGAACCATCAAAATCTGGCCACGCAAACCTGCTCACCGGGTTGTTTCCACCAATACTGCAGCCTGGATGCAGGAAGCCATGCGCCAGGTCGTCGAACGGGGCACCGGAAAAAATGCCGCCGGAATCCCCGGTGCCACCGGCAAAACCGGAACGACCGATAACAATATAGATGCCTGGTTTGTTGGCTCTGCAAGGGGAGTGACTGCCGGTGTCTGGTTTGGGCACGACCGAGATACCACGCTCGGCAAAGGGGAGACCGGCGGTAAGGCTGCGGCTCCTGCCTGGAAACATTTCATGCAACTTCTTTCAAACTAA
- the asd gene encoding aspartate-semialdehyde dehydrogenase — MKKVGIIGWRGMVGSVLMERMRQEGDFQGYEPSFFSTSQAGQAGPEVNGTVYELLDARNVALLKEMDIIVSCQGGSYTAEVHPELMAGNWQGYWIDAASKLRLDDDSIIVLDPVNRKVIEQGLAKGIKKYIGGNCTVSLMLMGLGGLFEMGWVEWITSQTYQAASGAGAKNMRELVNQMRLVGENAEMLLDDPATAILDLDRNVVETLRNPAFPTTNFGAALAGSLIPWIDSPMDNGQTREEWKGVTETNKILGLAPGTIPIDGCCVRIGSMRCHSQAFTIKLKQDIPLAEIEQAISEHNQWVQLVANTKEETLKELTPARVTGTLDIPVGRLRKMNIGPQYLSAFSVGDQLLWGAAEPVRRMLKIALEYIG; from the coding sequence ATGAAAAAAGTAGGTATTATCGGTTGGCGGGGCATGGTCGGCTCTGTGTTGATGGAGCGGATGCGGCAGGAGGGAGATTTTCAGGGCTATGAGCCAAGCTTCTTCTCCACCTCCCAGGCTGGACAGGCTGGGCCTGAAGTCAACGGCACCGTTTACGAATTGCTGGATGCCCGCAATGTGGCTCTGCTTAAGGAGATGGATATTATCGTTTCCTGCCAGGGCGGCAGTTACACCGCCGAGGTCCATCCCGAGCTGATGGCTGGGAACTGGCAGGGCTATTGGATCGATGCTGCCTCAAAACTGCGTCTGGATGATGATTCGATCATTGTTCTTGATCCGGTCAACCGTAAGGTGATTGAACAGGGACTGGCCAAAGGCATTAAAAAATACATTGGCGGTAACTGTACGGTCTCCCTGATGCTGATGGGACTTGGCGGTCTCTTTGAAATGGGTTGGGTCGAGTGGATCACCAGCCAGACCTACCAGGCAGCTTCCGGTGCCGGAGCGAAAAATATGCGCGAGCTGGTCAACCAGATGCGTCTGGTAGGCGAGAATGCGGAGATGCTCTTGGATGATCCTGCCACCGCGATCCTTGATCTGGACCGCAACGTGGTCGAGACCCTGCGCAACCCGGCCTTCCCCACCACCAATTTCGGTGCAGCCCTGGCCGGTAGCCTCATCCCCTGGATTGATTCTCCCATGGACAACGGCCAGACCCGTGAAGAATGGAAGGGCGTCACGGAGACCAATAAAATCTTAGGGCTGGCGCCGGGCACTATTCCCATTGACGGATGCTGTGTGCGTATTGGTTCCATGCGCTGTCACAGCCAGGCCTTCACCATTAAATTGAAGCAGGATATTCCCCTTGCTGAGATTGAGCAGGCCATCAGCGAGCATAATCAGTGGGTGCAGCTGGTTGCAAACACCAAGGAAGAAACCTTGAAAGAGCTGACTCCTGCCCGGGTGACCGGGACCCTGGATATTCCGGTGGGCCGTCTGCGCAAGATGAATATCGGGCCCCAGTATCTCAGCGCTTTCTCCGTGGGTGATCAGCTTCTCTGGGGTGCAGCCGAGCCGGTCCGGCGGATGCTCAAGATTGCCTTGGAATATATCGGGTAA
- a CDS encoding methylated-DNA--[protein]-cysteine S-methyltransferase gives MQVFTSLPTPLGTFTLAGDTDTISAILLPTSSKMTGLAPECEIPPGSHPLLTEAEQQLCAYLAGKLYDFDLPLAPSGTAFQQQVWQELLTIPYGQTRTYGELARHLGSVGKARAVGGAAHVNPIAIVIPCHRLIGAGGKLTGFGGGLPMKQTLLDLERENSLRF, from the coding sequence ATGCAGGTCTTTACCTCCCTCCCCACACCTCTTGGAACCTTCACCCTGGCAGGAGACACGGACACCATCAGTGCGATCCTTTTACCTACAAGCAGCAAAATGACTGGCCTTGCACCAGAATGTGAAATTCCCCCCGGCAGCCATCCCCTGCTGACTGAGGCTGAACAACAGCTCTGTGCCTACCTCGCAGGCAAATTATACGACTTTGACCTACCTCTCGCCCCTTCCGGAACTGCGTTTCAACAACAAGTCTGGCAGGAGCTGCTCACGATCCCCTATGGGCAGACACGTACCTATGGTGAGCTTGCCAGACACCTTGGAAGCGTGGGCAAGGCCCGAGCAGTCGGGGGAGCGGCGCATGTCAATCCCATAGCGATAGTCATCCCCTGTCATCGACTTATTGGCGCAGGTGGCAAACTCACCGGATTTGGTGGTGGTTTGCCGATGAAACAAACTCTTCTTGACCTGGAACGGGAGAATAGTCTGCGGTTTTAA
- the rsmG gene encoding 16S rRNA (guanine(527)-N(7))-methyltransferase RsmG, with product MARTNQELLQDGARALGLELESAAVGQLFAYFQELCKWRQRVNLIARETPEAQIIENHFLDSLTLLPLLSQPGTHLLDVGTGAGFPGLVLASALPETLFTLVEPRQKRVSFLRHVIRTLGLGNVEVVLDRIESHGDQWQGRFSHITSRAVADPTAFLPLIQPLMTPETRVILMLAHEASLAGVAGLAGWQVLAEHPCCLPFSKAPRLLAEVGLGGS from the coding sequence TTGGCAAGAACTAATCAAGAACTGCTGCAAGATGGTGCCCGCGCGCTTGGGCTTGAGCTGGAGAGCGCGGCTGTCGGGCAACTTTTTGCCTACTTTCAGGAGTTGTGCAAGTGGCGGCAGCGGGTCAACCTGATTGCCCGGGAGACCCCCGAGGCTCAGATCATCGAGAACCATTTTCTTGATTCGTTGACGCTGCTGCCTCTGTTGTCGCAACCGGGGACACACCTGTTGGATGTGGGCACCGGAGCCGGTTTCCCTGGCTTGGTGCTTGCCAGTGCCTTACCAGAGACCCTGTTTACCCTGGTGGAGCCTCGGCAAAAACGGGTGAGCTTTTTACGACATGTGATCCGCACGCTGGGGCTTGGTAATGTTGAAGTGGTGCTTGATCGTATTGAATCCCACGGTGATCAGTGGCAGGGGCGTTTTAGCCATATCACCAGCCGGGCGGTCGCAGACCCCACTGCTTTTCTGCCCTTGATTCAGCCGCTGATGACTCCTGAAACCCGAGTGATCCTTATGCTTGCCCACGAGGCCAGCTTGGCCGGGGTTGCAGGTCTGGCAGGCTGGCAGGTGCTTGCCGAGCATCCCTGTTGCCTTCCTTTTTCAAAAGCACCGCGGCTTCTGGCAGAGGTAGGATTGGGGGGATCTTGA
- the prs gene encoding ribose-phosphate diphosphokinase, giving the protein MPRRKNIVLLATSSSADLAEKVARELDVPLTQMITRTFADGEVYHAFPQDIAGCDLVIIGSTADDSGHQELIDLITGARYWNALSINVTIPYLGYSTMERAKPGSGEIPKGITRTRQIFRARPDYVNFVDLHSEAVLHAHSGEVHTNHLWTERLAAEKIKELQLENIVLVSPDYGFSKRVARLAGLLDCPHTAANKDRYDVDKTIVGQLSGAVRGRTAIICDDMIRTGGSMLQTVDRCYQAGAVGVMVMATHLVLAGNARERFIEKGISCIIGADTYPGTESDDLLQVYSVAPVIADELKSHFRLQ; this is encoded by the coding sequence ATGCCACGAAGAAAGAATATCGTTTTACTCGCAACCAGTTCGAGCGCTGATTTGGCCGAGAAGGTCGCAAGGGAACTGGATGTACCGCTTACCCAGATGATTACCCGAACCTTTGCTGATGGTGAGGTCTATCATGCCTTTCCTCAGGATATTGCCGGGTGTGATCTGGTGATTATCGGCTCCACCGCCGATGACAGCGGCCATCAGGAGTTGATCGATCTGATAACCGGTGCCCGCTACTGGAATGCCCTGTCGATCAATGTGACGATTCCTTACCTGGGCTACTCAACCATGGAGCGGGCGAAGCCTGGTTCGGGTGAAATTCCCAAAGGGATCACTCGCACCCGGCAGATTTTTCGGGCACGGCCTGATTATGTGAATTTTGTCGATCTGCACTCCGAGGCAGTGCTCCACGCCCATAGTGGCGAGGTACATACCAACCACCTCTGGACCGAGCGGTTGGCTGCCGAGAAGATTAAAGAGCTTCAGCTGGAAAACATTGTGCTGGTCTCCCCCGACTACGGTTTTTCCAAACGGGTGGCCCGTCTGGCTGGGCTTTTGGACTGCCCCCATACGGCGGCCAATAAAGACCGTTATGATGTGGATAAAACTATTGTCGGCCAGCTTTCGGGGGCTGTGCGCGGACGAACCGCCATCATCTGTGACGATATGATCCGTACCGGCGGGTCCATGCTCCAGACCGTTGACCGCTGTTATCAGGCCGGTGCGGTCGGGGTTATGGTCATGGCGACCCACCTGGTATTGGCGGGCAATGCGCGCGAGCGATTTATCGAAAAGGGCATCAGCTGCATCATTGGCGCCGATACCTATCCCGGCACCGAAAGTGATGATCTGCTGCAGGTGTACAGTGTGGCACCGGTCATTGCCGATGAGCTCAAAAGTCATTTTCGCCTGCAGTGA
- the leuB gene encoding 3-isopropylmalate dehydrogenase — MAHKIAVLAGDGIGPEVMAEAIKVLDAVQQKFGFSLEYTSADVGGAAIDNHGEALPKSTLAVCEASEAILFGSVGGPKWETLPPEQQPERAALLPLRKHFDLFCNLRPAKVFKALAAACPLRADIVGDGFDVLVVRELTSGIYFGQPKGREGSGPDETAWDTKIYKRSEIERIARMAFEAARVRNKKVTSVDKANVLTCMVFWREVVKEVAKDYPDVELDHIYIDNATMQLVKDPHQFDVLLCGNMFGDIISDEAAMLTGSMGMLASASLNASKLGLFEPAGGSAPDIAGQGIANPIAQILSAAMMLKYSLGQAEAAEAIEAAVSAILEKNIMTSDIALPGVTPVSTSAMGDAIVSEILAN, encoded by the coding sequence ATGGCTCACAAGATTGCAGTTTTGGCCGGTGATGGTATCGGTCCCGAGGTGATGGCTGAGGCCATCAAGGTACTGGACGCAGTTCAGCAGAAGTTTGGTTTTTCCCTGGAGTACACCAGCGCCGATGTCGGTGGTGCAGCCATTGATAATCATGGTGAGGCCCTGCCCAAGTCAACACTTGCAGTCTGTGAAGCAAGCGAAGCTATTTTGTTTGGTTCGGTTGGCGGTCCCAAATGGGAGACCCTGCCTCCGGAGCAGCAGCCGGAGCGCGCCGCCCTGCTGCCGCTGCGCAAGCACTTCGACCTCTTTTGTAACCTGCGACCGGCCAAGGTCTTCAAGGCGCTGGCAGCTGCCTGCCCCCTGCGCGCTGATATTGTCGGCGATGGTTTTGATGTGCTGGTGGTTCGTGAGTTGACCTCCGGTATTTACTTTGGTCAGCCCAAGGGCCGTGAGGGGAGTGGTCCGGATGAGACCGCCTGGGATACCAAAATCTACAAACGCTCAGAAATCGAGCGTATCGCCCGCATGGCTTTTGAGGCCGCCCGCGTTCGCAATAAAAAGGTTACCTCGGTGGATAAGGCCAACGTCCTGACCTGCATGGTCTTCTGGCGTGAGGTTGTCAAAGAGGTGGCCAAAGACTATCCCGATGTAGAGCTCGATCATATCTACATTGATAACGCCACCATGCAGCTGGTTAAAGATCCTCATCAGTTTGATGTGTTACTCTGCGGCAATATGTTTGGTGACATCATCTCCGATGAAGCAGCTATGCTGACCGGTTCCATGGGTATGCTTGCCTCGGCAAGCCTCAATGCCTCCAAGCTTGGTCTGTTTGAGCCTGCGGGTGGTTCTGCCCCGGATATCGCCGGACAGGGCATTGCCAACCCGATTGCCCAGATTCTTTCCGCCGCCATGATGCTCAAATACAGCCTGGGACAGGCCGAAGCCGCCGAGGCCATCGAAGCGGCTGTTTCTGCGATCCTTGAGAAAAATATTATGACCAGCGACATCGCCCTTCCGGGTGTGACTCCGGTTTCCACCAGCGCCATGGGAGATGCGATCGTCAGCGAAATTTTGGCCAACTAA
- the hisD gene encoding histidinol dehydrogenase, producing MDVKTIAINTPEGEQCRVSLRNRFAEESDDSCSKTVTEILARVRKDGDAALVEYCQRFDCPKMSLEHLRVSPAEFDQAEAEVDDAFRTTLKLAADRIRRFHERELEDSWMMTRDDGTITGRLVRPVDSAGLYVPGGKEGSTPLVSSVLMNGIPAQIAGVSKRVMVTPPNPEGKVSPVLLAAAREIGIDEVYKVGSAWSIAALAYGTESIAPVDVIVGPGNQFVAEAKRQVMGRVRIDMIAGPSEVLIVADASADPAFVAADMLAQAEHDPQALAIVITTSPALVDGIKAALAEQLPKLPRVEIARTSLQERGLILLAQDLEQAIELANEIAIEHLELQIVEPWQWLPKIRHAGAIFLGPWTPEAAGDYVAGPNHVLPTMGTARISSALGVETFLKKSSIISYSQAALQADGDHIQLLAELEGLTAHGNSVAIRLGKN from the coding sequence ATGGATGTAAAGACAATAGCAATTAATACCCCCGAAGGGGAGCAGTGCCGCGTGAGCCTGCGTAATCGTTTTGCCGAGGAATCTGACGACTCCTGCAGCAAAACCGTCACAGAGATTCTTGCTCGAGTCCGCAAAGATGGGGATGCGGCTCTGGTGGAGTACTGCCAGCGCTTTGATTGTCCCAAGATGAGCCTTGAGCATTTACGGGTCAGCCCGGCAGAATTTGACCAGGCCGAAGCCGAAGTGGACGATGCCTTTCGGACCACCCTTAAGCTGGCTGCAGATCGCATCCGTCGTTTTCATGAGCGTGAATTGGAAGATTCCTGGATGATGACCCGCGATGACGGCACCATCACCGGACGCCTGGTTCGGCCGGTGGACAGCGCCGGTCTCTACGTCCCCGGCGGCAAGGAAGGTTCCACGCCATTGGTTTCCTCTGTCCTGATGAACGGTATCCCCGCCCAGATTGCCGGCGTATCCAAACGGGTGATGGTCACCCCGCCCAACCCCGAGGGCAAGGTGAGTCCGGTGCTCTTGGCAGCCGCCCGCGAGATCGGCATTGATGAGGTCTACAAAGTGGGCTCCGCCTGGTCCATCGCTGCCCTTGCCTACGGCACCGAGTCGATTGCGCCTGTGGATGTGATCGTCGGGCCGGGCAATCAGTTTGTAGCCGAGGCAAAACGCCAGGTCATGGGCCGGGTGCGGATTGATATGATAGCCGGCCCCAGTGAGGTCCTGATTGTGGCCGATGCAAGTGCTGATCCTGCCTTTGTTGCTGCGGATATGCTGGCCCAGGCAGAGCATGATCCCCAGGCACTGGCCATCGTCATTACCACCAGCCCCGCACTGGTGGATGGCATCAAGGCCGCCCTTGCCGAGCAGCTCCCCAAATTGCCGCGAGTGGAGATCGCCCGTACTTCCCTGCAGGAGCGCGGTTTGATCCTTTTGGCCCAGGATCTGGAGCAGGCCATTGAGCTGGCCAATGAGATTGCCATTGAGCATCTGGAGCTGCAGATTGTCGAGCCCTGGCAGTGGCTGCCGAAAATTCGTCATGCCGGTGCCATCTTCCTCGGCCCCTGGACCCCAGAGGCAGCCGGAGACTATGTTGCAGGTCCCAACCATGTCCTGCCGACCATGGGAACGGCGCGCATTTCTTCTGCTTTGGGGGTTGAGACCTTTTTGAAAAAGAGTTCGATCATCTCTTACTCCCAGGCGGCTCTCCAGGCCGATGGCGATCATATTCAGCTGTTGGCTGAGCTGGAAGGCCTCACCGCCCACGGCAACTCGGTTGCGATTCGACTTGGCAAGAACTAA
- the mutL gene encoding DNA mismatch repair endonuclease MutL: MSRIRILSEQLANQIAAGEVVERPASVVKELVENSLDAGADRIDVYVEGSGSRLLRITDNGEGMDGDDVLLSLERHATSKIQNESQLAAISTLGFRGEAIPSIGSVSWMTIASRTAQQDLGTRAEIRYGNLQAVHEHGCSRGTVIEIRHLFGNMPARKKFLKSARTEMHHIEEVLKNQALAHPHVGFTLHNEGRVSLEYQPGADLERRVREVFKYQGKLLPLESRSAEGAEEIILEGYLLLPETAPASSARLRILVNDRPVQDGMIRHAVSEGMQGFLMKGYQAAGGLLLTIGPDQVDVNVHPSKREIRFRNSETVHRFIVAAVQRALTAHQEGLRSSLFSAGPINAASSSVLPKVSVPSFTPENSRPQAPVASPLFSSQRTPALRTAEPQNRPLMPEVSSEDEPPANAQEPKQVQEVAFVDSPMQPHPEPLEEPVFAGLQLIGQLFQLYLLCEKDGELIVIDQHAAHERILYSQLLTGYQAARIPQQSLLFPVTVELTPAQMDTMEIHGERVASLGIQAEFFGESTYVIKAVPALIRQEDPKILLAEVLDGLRGLRREEAGRPLPQVVDDLLASMACKAAIKAGNRLQPKEMLTLLAEMEASTVFSHCPHGRPVIKSFTTQEVERWFHRHGG; this comes from the coding sequence TTGTCTCGAATACGTATTCTTTCCGAACAACTGGCTAACCAGATCGCTGCCGGCGAGGTGGTGGAACGTCCCGCATCGGTGGTGAAGGAGCTCGTTGAAAACAGCCTGGATGCCGGTGCCGATCGCATTGATGTCTACGTTGAAGGCAGTGGCTCCCGTCTGCTTCGCATCACCGATAACGGAGAAGGCATGGATGGTGATGACGTCCTGCTTTCCTTGGAGCGGCATGCCACCTCGAAAATTCAGAACGAGTCGCAACTGGCCGCCATTTCCACCCTTGGCTTTCGAGGCGAGGCCATCCCCAGTATTGGTTCGGTATCCTGGATGACCATTGCCTCGAGAACTGCCCAGCAGGATTTGGGGACCCGAGCGGAAATCCGTTACGGTAATCTTCAAGCCGTGCATGAACACGGCTGCAGTCGGGGCACGGTGATCGAGATCCGCCATCTCTTTGGCAATATGCCGGCGCGCAAAAAATTTCTCAAATCCGCCCGGACCGAAATGCACCATATCGAAGAGGTTCTTAAAAATCAGGCCTTGGCCCATCCTCATGTGGGCTTTACCCTCCACAATGAAGGGAGAGTGAGCCTGGAGTACCAACCTGGTGCAGACCTGGAGCGACGGGTACGTGAGGTCTTCAAGTACCAAGGGAAACTGCTGCCTCTTGAATCACGATCTGCAGAAGGCGCTGAGGAGATTATCCTGGAAGGTTACCTCCTTCTCCCGGAGACTGCACCTGCCTCCTCTGCCCGGTTGCGTATTCTCGTCAATGATCGACCGGTTCAGGATGGAATGATCCGCCACGCGGTCAGCGAGGGAATGCAGGGGTTCTTGATGAAAGGGTATCAGGCGGCAGGTGGGCTGCTGCTCACCATCGGGCCAGATCAGGTGGATGTGAATGTGCACCCGTCAAAGCGGGAGATCAGATTCCGTAACAGCGAGACTGTGCACCGCTTTATTGTGGCTGCCGTGCAAAGAGCTCTTACGGCCCATCAGGAAGGGTTGCGCTCCTCGCTCTTTAGTGCGGGCCCCATCAACGCGGCCTCTTCCAGTGTGCTCCCTAAAGTCTCTGTTCCCTCTTTTACGCCTGAGAATAGCAGGCCGCAGGCGCCGGTTGCCTCACCCCTGTTTTCCAGCCAGCGTACCCCCGCTCTGAGAACGGCTGAACCCCAAAACAGGCCACTCATGCCTGAGGTAAGCTCCGAAGATGAACCACCGGCGAATGCGCAAGAGCCCAAACAGGTACAGGAGGTGGCTTTCGTCGATTCACCCATGCAGCCCCACCCGGAACCTTTGGAGGAACCTGTTTTTGCAGGCCTGCAACTCATCGGTCAACTCTTTCAGCTCTACCTGCTCTGTGAAAAGGATGGAGAGTTGATTGTCATAGACCAGCACGCCGCCCATGAACGCATTCTTTATTCACAACTGCTTACCGGCTACCAGGCGGCGCGGATTCCCCAACAGAGCCTGTTGTTCCCCGTCACGGTTGAGCTCACGCCCGCCCAGATGGATACCATGGAAATCCATGGGGAGAGGGTGGCCAGCCTGGGGATTCAGGCTGAGTTTTTTGGTGAAAGCACCTATGTGATCAAGGCCGTGCCTGCGCTGATTCGCCAGGAAGATCCCAAAATCCTTCTTGCTGAGGTACTCGACGGATTGCGCGGCCTACGCCGGGAAGAGGCGGGGCGTCCTCTTCCGCAGGTGGTGGATGACCTCCTGGCCTCCATGGCCTGTAAAGCTGCCATTAAAGCCGGGAATCGGCTTCAACCCAAGGAGATGTTGACGCTTCTAGCCGAGATGGAGGCCAGCACGGTTTTTTCCCATTGCCCCCACGGTCGTCCGGTCATTAAATCCTTTACCACCCAGGAGGTGGAACGCTGGTTTCATCGTCATGGCGGATAA
- a CDS encoding MBL fold metallo-hydrolase: MFRFLLGFFSVVTIVLFSSVLPLQAQAPMAATQSPGFYRMQLGDFEITALYDGAVQLDTKLLRNINPQELNPLLEAKFVQSPKMQTAVNGYLINTGNHLVLIDTGASSLFGPTLGFIHANLKASGYKPEEIDTIIFTHMHADHIGGLVNEDDEPLYPQAQVFVARQEADYWLSAQRAAKAPENRQHVFAIAREVTTPYRQENRWHPFSENSEIVPGIRSMAANGHTPGHTGFLIESKGQRLFIWGDIVHAHAVQFARPEVSIEFDTNPVEAVATRKALLAQLAASGDLVAGMHLPFPGLGHVHAEGKEKYSWVPIELTPLPFTHSTDQ, from the coding sequence ATGTTTCGTTTCTTACTTGGCTTCTTCAGTGTTGTTACCATTGTTCTTTTCTCTTCAGTCCTTCCTCTCCAGGCTCAGGCCCCCATGGCCGCGACCCAATCACCTGGGTTTTACCGGATGCAGCTCGGTGATTTTGAGATCACAGCCCTCTATGACGGCGCGGTGCAACTCGACACTAAACTTTTACGCAATATTAACCCGCAAGAACTTAATCCCCTCTTAGAGGCAAAGTTTGTCCAGAGTCCCAAAATGCAAACCGCGGTCAACGGCTATCTGATCAATACAGGCAACCACCTGGTCTTGATCGATACCGGTGCCTCCTCGCTCTTTGGCCCAACGCTTGGCTTTATCCATGCCAACCTCAAAGCCAGTGGCTACAAACCCGAAGAGATCGACACCATCATCTTCACCCATATGCATGCCGATCATATCGGTGGCCTGGTCAATGAGGATGATGAACCGCTGTACCCGCAAGCACAAGTCTTTGTCGCCCGTCAAGAGGCAGATTACTGGCTCTCTGCACAACGGGCAGCCAAAGCTCCTGAAAATCGACAACACGTCTTTGCCATAGCCCGCGAGGTAACAACTCCTTACCGACAGGAGAACCGATGGCACCCCTTTTCAGAGAACTCTGAAATAGTTCCCGGTATCCGCAGTATGGCAGCCAACGGCCATACCCCCGGGCATACCGGTTTCCTAATTGAATCAAAGGGCCAACGCCTCTTTATCTGGGGAGATATTGTCCATGCCCATGCGGTGCAGTTTGCCCGCCCCGAGGTTTCCATAGAATTTGACACCAACCCTGTTGAGGCCGTCGCGACCCGCAAGGCGCTGCTTGCCCAACTCGCCGCCAGCGGTGATCTCGTCGCCGGAATGCATCTCCCCTTTCCCGGTCTTGGTCATGTTCATGCTGAAGGAAAAGAAAAGTATAGCTGGGTCCCCATTGAACTGACCCCACTGCCCTTTACTCACTCAACCGACCAATAA